A window of the Salipiger sp. H15 genome harbors these coding sequences:
- a CDS encoding ATP-binding protein gives MTAGGTPTPDMTLALLREGLDRAIAASRARLEAAGRGAVPPDFELPGPSALPVLAARFNLLPEEVELVTLAAGVERDPEAGALDVATAAALWGPVTWDMLCPEAPLRRWRLVELTGTGPLHRRGLRLDERVLHFLLGTSYLDARLEGMVVRALPVPPEGARAGAFVEAIRAAWTGTPALPVLLLGGPDAAAKRGLAAAALDGLGVPLLRMAAGDIPEDWAQRAALAVFLDRELALSGSAVLIEAEDGQGASAARFADGLTGPTLLSATEPPVPERAPRRRLELAPPEAAERAALWQAALARDGSALPEEACQRLATQFALDPGGIGAAVARAGSAAPGELWHAARLEARSALDGLADRIDSSAGWDDLILPPEQTEMLRDLAEHLHNAWRVNGDWGWAARGARGLGVAALFAGPSGTGKTLAAEVIAGALGLDLYRIDLSQVVSKYIGETEKNLARIFGAAERSGAILLFDEADALFGKRSEVKDSHDRYANVEVSYLLQRMEAYRGLAVLTTNQRAALDRAFLRRLRYVLSFPFPDAAARAAIWARIFPAETPLDGLDPQALARLPVAGGAIRSIALNASYLAARGPGPVTMAHVERAARREYAKMEKPFTGAEQGVFR, from the coding sequence ATGACCGCCGGAGGCACCCCCACGCCGGACATGACGCTGGCGCTGCTCCGCGAGGGGCTCGACCGCGCCATCGCCGCGAGCCGGGCGCGGCTCGAGGCGGCGGGCCGCGGCGCGGTGCCGCCCGACTTCGAACTGCCCGGACCCTCGGCGCTGCCCGTGCTGGCGGCGCGGTTCAACCTGCTGCCCGAGGAGGTGGAGCTGGTCACGCTCGCCGCCGGGGTCGAGCGCGATCCGGAGGCGGGCGCGCTCGACGTCGCCACCGCCGCGGCGCTCTGGGGGCCGGTGACCTGGGACATGCTCTGCCCCGAGGCGCCGCTGCGCCGCTGGCGTCTGGTCGAGCTGACCGGGACCGGCCCGCTGCACCGGCGCGGCCTCCGGCTCGACGAGCGGGTGCTGCATTTCCTGCTGGGCACGAGCTACCTCGACGCCCGGCTCGAGGGCATGGTGGTCCGCGCCCTGCCGGTGCCGCCCGAAGGCGCGCGGGCGGGGGCCTTCGTCGAGGCCATCCGGGCGGCCTGGACCGGCACGCCCGCGCTGCCGGTGCTGCTGCTGGGCGGGCCGGATGCGGCGGCGAAACGCGGCCTTGCCGCCGCCGCGCTCGACGGGCTCGGCGTGCCGCTCTTGCGCATGGCGGCGGGTGACATCCCCGAGGACTGGGCGCAGCGCGCGGCGCTGGCGGTGTTCCTCGACCGGGAGCTGGCGCTGTCGGGCAGCGCGGTGCTGATCGAGGCGGAGGACGGGCAGGGCGCGTCCGCCGCGCGCTTCGCCGACGGGCTCACCGGGCCGACGCTGCTGTCGGCGACCGAGCCGCCGGTGCCCGAGCGCGCGCCGCGCAGGCGGCTCGAGCTTGCCCCGCCCGAGGCCGCGGAGCGCGCCGCGCTCTGGCAGGCGGCGCTGGCGCGCGACGGCTCCGCGCTGCCCGAGGAGGCCTGTCAGCGGCTCGCGACGCAATTCGCGCTCGACCCCGGCGGCATCGGCGCGGCGGTGGCGCGGGCGGGCAGCGCCGCGCCGGGGGAGCTCTGGCACGCGGCCCGGCTCGAGGCACGCAGCGCGCTCGACGGGCTCGCCGACCGGATCGACAGCAGCGCCGGATGGGACGACCTCATCCTGCCGCCCGAACAGACGGAGATGCTGCGCGACCTTGCCGAGCATCTGCACAACGCCTGGCGGGTCAACGGCGACTGGGGCTGGGCGGCGCGCGGGGCGCGCGGGCTCGGCGTGGCGGCGCTCTTCGCCGGGCCCTCGGGCACCGGCAAGACGCTGGCTGCCGAGGTGATCGCCGGGGCGCTCGGGCTCGACCTCTACCGCATCGACCTGAGCCAGGTCGTGTCGAAATACATCGGCGAGACCGAGAAGAACCTCGCCCGCATCTTCGGGGCGGCGGAGCGCTCGGGCGCGATCCTGCTCTTCGACGAGGCCGACGCGCTTTTCGGCAAGCGGTCCGAGGTGAAGGACAGCCACGACCGCTACGCCAATGTCGAGGTCAGCTACCTGCTGCAGCGGATGGAGGCCTACCGCGGCCTTGCCGTGCTCACCACCAACCAGCGCGCGGCGCTCGACAGGGCCTTCCTGCGGCGGCTGCGCTACGTGCTGAGCTTTCCCTTTCCCGACGCCGCGGCGCGCGCGGCGATCTGGGCGCGGATCTTCCCGGCCGAGACGCCGCTCGACGGGCTCGATCCGCAGGCGCTGGCGCGCCTGCCGGTCGCGGGCGGGGCGATCCGCTCGATCGCGCTCAACGCCTCCTACCTTGCGGCGCGCGGGCCGGGGCCGGTGACCATGGCGCATGTCGAGCGCGCGGCGCGGCGCGAATACGCCAAGATGGAAAAGCCCTTCACCGGCGCCGAGCAGGGGGTGTTCCGATGA
- a CDS encoding DUF4157 domain-containing protein, translated as MASALRAQASATRSSPATPVLTPAVSPAVAKAEEATARGGAPLPDPLRAQFAPRFGRDLSDIRIHTGAAAGAAAEGLGATAFTRGAHIAFAPGGFDPGSRPGRRVLAHEIAHSFQPGAQGTVRRTCPTDPSKIPPGDSKAFEAAVDAITGRSEFKGLKTDAQKLRRLSRQLTGEEELRLDAPGAAQDIIDGARASACPMFYIDLLKQLFDLPEPVAKKADKAATGGGTSREEMAVATRADMLKAFNAEQTRLAPGSTGETHKDDEEKAAAGSGRSYSWVKNKDLGKSYQVDARNPADIYVRVKILLKPRGGGTAADVANVSGIQDAIEKAMSQPGYTVDIDFVTSGGSQKDVFTIGVDPSDWPESQNWVKGPGTLAHEAQHVLNNEDRYSYLSHATNPAYNYANRLNLFRRQMVRPVDTLAGESMMQRSGSNRPLNEQDICATAFANREGKDTGMEAQYKDCLLARFALRPASDIQRIARMLTHPYAARNAGLLDILASAYLKRPEKERIAGCTDIYAPECGQPPKEDFGVTVDISLDAAKNPIPRPHKPPPVSDLKKTRRSP; from the coding sequence ATGGCATCGGCGCTCCGCGCGCAGGCCTCGGCGACGCGGAGCTCGCCCGCGACGCCGGTGCTGACGCCCGCCGTGTCTCCTGCCGTTGCCAAGGCCGAGGAGGCGACCGCGCGCGGCGGCGCGCCGCTGCCGGACCCGCTGCGCGCGCAGTTCGCGCCGCGCTTCGGCCGGGACCTGTCGGACATCCGCATCCATACGGGCGCGGCGGCGGGCGCCGCGGCCGAGGGGCTCGGCGCCACCGCCTTCACCCGCGGCGCGCATATCGCCTTTGCGCCGGGCGGCTTCGATCCCGGCAGCCGCCCGGGGCGGCGCGTGCTCGCCCACGAGATCGCCCACAGCTTCCAGCCCGGCGCGCAGGGCACCGTCCGGCGCACCTGTCCGACCGACCCGTCGAAGATCCCGCCGGGCGACAGCAAGGCCTTCGAGGCCGCGGTCGACGCGATCACCGGCCGCAGCGAGTTCAAGGGGCTGAAGACCGACGCGCAGAAGCTTCGCCGGCTCTCGCGTCAGTTGACCGGCGAGGAGGAGCTGCGCCTCGACGCCCCGGGCGCGGCGCAGGACATCATCGACGGCGCCCGGGCCAGTGCCTGCCCGATGTTCTACATCGACCTTCTCAAGCAGCTCTTCGACCTTCCCGAGCCGGTCGCGAAGAAAGCCGACAAGGCTGCCACCGGGGGCGGCACGAGCCGCGAGGAGATGGCGGTTGCGACGCGCGCCGACATGCTCAAGGCCTTCAACGCCGAGCAGACGCGGCTTGCCCCCGGCTCCACAGGCGAGACCCACAAGGACGACGAGGAGAAGGCGGCCGCGGGCTCCGGGCGCAGCTACAGCTGGGTCAAGAACAAGGATCTCGGCAAGTCCTACCAGGTCGATGCGCGCAACCCGGCGGACATCTACGTGCGGGTGAAGATCCTGCTCAAGCCGCGCGGCGGCGGCACGGCGGCGGACGTGGCGAATGTCAGCGGCATCCAGGACGCCATCGAGAAGGCCATGTCGCAGCCCGGCTACACCGTCGACATCGACTTCGTCACCTCGGGCGGGTCGCAGAAGGACGTCTTCACCATCGGCGTCGACCCGAGCGACTGGCCGGAGTCGCAGAACTGGGTGAAGGGGCCGGGCACGCTCGCGCACGAGGCGCAGCACGTGCTCAACAACGAGGACCGCTATTCCTACCTGAGCCACGCCACAAACCCGGCCTACAACTACGCGAACCGGCTCAACCTTTTCCGCCGCCAGATGGTGCGCCCGGTGGACACGCTGGCGGGCGAGTCGATGATGCAGCGCAGCGGCTCGAACCGTCCGCTGAACGAGCAGGACATCTGCGCGACCGCCTTCGCCAACCGCGAGGGCAAGGACACCGGGATGGAGGCGCAGTACAAGGACTGCCTGCTGGCGCGCTTCGCCCTGCGCCCGGCCTCCGACATCCAGCGCATCGCGCGCATGCTGACCCACCCCTATGCCGCGCGCAACGCGGGGCTGCTCGACATCCTTGCCAGCGCTTACCTGAAGCGCCCGGAGAAGGAGCGAATCGCGGGCTGCACCGACATCTACGCCCCCGAATGCGGCCAGCCGCCGAAGGAGGATTTCGGCGTGACCGTCGACATCTCGCTCGACGCGGCCAAGAACCCGATCCCGCGCCCGCACAAGCCGCCGCCGGTGAGCGACCTGAAGAAGACGCGGAGGTCCCCATGA
- a CDS encoding DUF4157 domain-containing protein, producing MSGVLDIAAAEAVAVQRACSCGGSGCAACAAEEQLGIQPKLTLGPVNDRYEQEADRIADKVVSGGATVQPLRVTPLVQRSGGEEDELQAKPAQGQRMEGAGDEEELRAKSLPSARRPGAAPLTAAAEAVSGSGRGLSASERGYFEPRFGRDLSHVRLHTGGAAGRAAAGINARAFTLRSNIAFAQGQLAPGSTEGRRLLAHEITHTLQQGTGQQGTGQQGTGARRSVQRQEAASPAGQTGTAPPQTAPGAAPPPATPPAQQSGDRDGHVDQRYPCARADCGARLLTVESDFTEAQSRVSAAVAALASRPYEAGTTRALEWYFNDQSEETVRTVRERLECIGACLRLALRSGQYGCVASHGTANAYVAHISTPYCSDNRARICLTDNYFDLGDDRRPRTLVHECAHRIGMSLGEDHNSVSDIYEHRMRFRFLDTEQALQNSDSFSMFVEAIHSGVPIDVSLSAVSLNPNLAVGTAVPGSGAPTWIVRHYAGVQLDHPVLGFFSPTLGLGFSLIGETETEGAAPVRSPSSFIGSVLPGVRFGNPRPGSGGGAFVSVAGGPALALPLDGSSGARLGAEAGVSFGYRWRLWDVTVEASGNLGYVYDPTREAGMEHLFTPTVGLRVDYLSPL from the coding sequence ATGAGCGGCGTACTCGACATCGCCGCCGCCGAGGCGGTCGCCGTGCAGCGCGCCTGTTCCTGCGGCGGTTCGGGCTGCGCCGCCTGCGCGGCGGAGGAGCAGCTCGGGATCCAGCCGAAGCTGACGCTGGGGCCGGTGAACGACCGCTACGAGCAGGAGGCCGACCGGATCGCCGACAAGGTGGTCTCGGGCGGGGCCACGGTCCAGCCGCTGCGGGTGACGCCGCTGGTGCAGCGCAGCGGTGGCGAGGAGGACGAGTTGCAGGCCAAGCCCGCGCAGGGTCAGCGGATGGAGGGGGCCGGCGACGAGGAGGAACTCCGGGCCAAGTCGCTTCCCTCCGCCCGAAGGCCCGGCGCCGCGCCGCTCACCGCCGCGGCGGAGGCCGTCTCGGGCAGCGGCCGCGGGCTCTCGGCCTCGGAGCGGGGGTATTTCGAGCCGCGTTTCGGGCGCGATCTCTCCCACGTGCGGCTGCACACGGGTGGCGCCGCCGGACGCGCGGCGGCGGGCATCAACGCCCGCGCCTTCACGCTGCGGAGCAACATCGCCTTCGCCCAGGGCCAGCTCGCGCCCGGCTCGACCGAGGGGCGGCGGCTGCTGGCGCACGAGATCACCCACACCTTGCAGCAAGGCACCGGCCAGCAGGGTACGGGCCAGCAGGGCACGGGCGCGCGGCGCAGCGTGCAGCGGCAGGAGGCGGCGTCTCCGGCCGGGCAGACGGGCACGGCACCGCCGCAGACCGCCCCCGGCGCGGCCCCCCCGCCCGCGACGCCGCCCGCCCAGCAGAGCGGCGACCGCGACGGGCACGTGGACCAGCGCTACCCCTGCGCGCGCGCCGATTGCGGGGCGCGGCTCTTGACCGTCGAGAGCGATTTCACCGAGGCGCAGTCGCGCGTCTCCGCCGCCGTCGCCGCGCTGGCGAGCCGCCCCTACGAGGCCGGCACTACCCGCGCGCTCGAGTGGTATTTCAACGACCAGTCGGAAGAGACCGTGCGGACGGTGCGCGAACGGCTCGAATGCATCGGCGCCTGCCTGCGCCTCGCGCTGCGCAGCGGCCAGTACGGATGCGTCGCGAGCCACGGCACCGCCAATGCCTATGTCGCGCATATCTCGACGCCCTACTGCTCGGACAACCGCGCGCGGATCTGCCTGACCGACAACTATTTCGACCTCGGCGACGACCGGCGCCCGCGCACGCTGGTGCACGAATGCGCGCACCGGATCGGGATGTCGCTCGGCGAGGATCACAACAGCGTCTCGGACATCTACGAGCACCGGATGCGCTTCCGCTTCCTCGACACCGAGCAGGCGCTGCAGAACTCGGATTCCTTCTCGATGTTCGTCGAGGCGATCCACTCGGGCGTGCCCATTGACGTGTCGCTGAGCGCCGTGAGCCTCAATCCCAACCTCGCGGTCGGCACCGCCGTGCCCGGCTCCGGCGCGCCCACTTGGATCGTGCGCCACTACGCGGGGGTGCAGCTCGATCACCCGGTGCTCGGCTTCTTCAGCCCGACGCTCGGGCTCGGCTTCTCGCTCATCGGCGAGACCGAGACCGAGGGCGCCGCGCCCGTGCGCTCGCCGAGCAGCTTCATCGGCAGCGTGCTCCCGGGCGTCCGCTTCGGCAACCCGCGCCCCGGCTCGGGCGGCGGCGCCTTCGTCTCGGTCGCCGGCGGGCCGGCGCTGGCGCTGCCGCTCGACGGCTCGTCGGGGGCGCGGCTCGGGGCGGAGGCGGGGGTCTCGTTCGGCTACCGCTGGCGCCTCTGGGACGTGACCGTCGAGGCGAGCGGCAACCTCGGCTACGTCTACGATCCCACGCGCGAGGCGGGGATGGAGCATCTCTTCACCCCGACGGTCGGCCTGCGGGTCGACTATCTCAGTCCGCTCTAG
- a CDS encoding LysM domain-containing protein → MKNPIQAMYEAGIVEASDFPPDSRYSGIPTTTVRAADGRLIPCLARRFVPPPEDFATLGYRVLREGERLDLLAAEAMGAPGAWWQLCDANRAVFAEELETPGTEIRLTLPRGVPAGEEAP, encoded by the coding sequence ATGAAGAACCCGATCCAGGCCATGTACGAGGCGGGCATCGTCGAGGCCTCGGACTTCCCGCCCGACAGCCGCTACTCCGGCATTCCGACGACGACCGTCCGCGCAGCTGACGGCCGGCTGATCCCCTGTCTCGCCCGCCGCTTCGTGCCCCCGCCCGAGGACTTCGCGACGCTTGGCTACCGCGTGTTGCGCGAGGGCGAGCGGCTCGACCTGCTCGCGGCCGAGGCGATGGGCGCCCCCGGCGCCTGGTGGCAGCTCTGCGACGCCAACCGCGCGGTCTTTGCCGAGGAGCTCGAGACCCCGGGAACCGAGATACGGCTGACGCTGCCGCGGGGCGTGCCGGCCGGGGAGGAGGCGCCATGA
- a CDS encoding phage baseplate assembly protein V, protein MTQYFGKYRGTVVNNVDPMLIGRIQAIVPDVSGLAPSSWCMPCFPVAGLQSGVIGVPPVGAGVWIEFEKGDADQPIWTGCYFGSAAEVPALHQLTPPGLSAVTIQTLLQNGITITDLPGPTGGIVLKTATGASLIVNDTGIYIQNGKGASIVMTGPTVTVNNGALTVI, encoded by the coding sequence ATGACGCAGTATTTCGGAAAATATCGCGGCACGGTGGTCAACAACGTCGATCCGATGCTGATCGGCCGCATCCAGGCGATCGTGCCCGATGTCTCGGGCCTCGCGCCGAGCAGCTGGTGCATGCCCTGCTTTCCCGTCGCCGGGCTGCAGAGCGGGGTGATCGGCGTTCCGCCCGTCGGCGCGGGGGTCTGGATCGAGTTCGAGAAGGGCGACGCCGACCAGCCGATCTGGACTGGCTGCTATTTCGGCTCCGCCGCCGAGGTGCCGGCGCTGCACCAGCTGACGCCGCCGGGCCTCTCGGCGGTGACCATCCAGACCCTGCTGCAGAACGGCATCACCATCACCGACCTGCCGGGGCCGACAGGGGGCATCGTGCTCAAGACTGCAACCGGCGCGTCGCTGATCGTCAACGACACCGGCATCTACATCCAGAACGGCAAGGGGGCCTCGATCGTGATGACGGGGCCGACGGTGACCGTGAACAACGGCGCATTGACGGTGATCTGA